A section of the Humulus lupulus chromosome 2, drHumLupu1.1, whole genome shotgun sequence genome encodes:
- the LOC133817934 gene encoding UDP-glycosyltransferase 13-like → MSTSKLNPHVALLPSAGMGHLTPFIRLITLLTSHNVKITVITPHPTVSISESESLSQLFSSFPQVTRKQLHLLPLPLDEPSSKSQDPFYNRFEVIRRSSHLLSPLLSSLSPPLSALVTDMSLASTVVPITDALQLPNYIFFTSSAKMLSLFLSFHTLDDPKAKDFVEISGFEPIPRSWIPPPLLEDTNNIMKTYFAECGKKMKESNGILVNTYESIEGESLKVLNEGIVFNHLPPVIAIGPLPPLKFERSQPLERSQPLAWLDDQPAESVLYVSFGSRTAISREQIKELGDGLVKSGKRFLWVVKDKKVDRDDEMELVDLIGQELMERMKGRGMVVKNWLNQEEVLRHPAVGWFLSHCGWNSVTEAIWHGVPLLLWPQHGDQKINADLMERIGVGMWVKSWGWGGNPMAVVNGDGIADTVREMTGNGFFRLRAAQVQDDARKAVGEGGNSKERLADLIDSWES, encoded by the coding sequence ATGTCAACCTCTAAGCTAAATCCTCATGTAGCTCTTCTTCCAAGCGCTGGTATGGGCCATTTAACACCCTTCATCCGTCTCATAACTTTGCTAACATCACACAATGTGAAGATCACTGTCATCACTCCACACCCGACCGTATCAATTTCAGAGTCCGAGAGCTTATCTCAGTTGTTCTCTAGTTTTCCTCAAGTTACTCGAAAGCAACTTCATCTCCTTCCACTTCCACTTGATGAgccttcatcaaaatcccaagaCCCTTTTTACAACCGTTTCGAAGTGATTCGCCGCTCTTCTCACCTTCTTTCTCCTCTCCTCTCTTCACTCTCCCCACCCCTCTCTGCTCTTGTCACAGACATGAGCTTGGCCTCCACTGTTGTTCCCATAACTGATGCTCTTCAACTTCCTAACTACATATTCTTCACATCATCTGCCAAGATGTTGAGTCTTTTCTTATCCTTCCACACCCTCGATGATCCAAAAGCTAAAGACTTTGTCGAAATTTCGGGCTTTGAACCAATACCCAGATCGTGGATTCCCCCACCACTTCTAGAGGACACCAATAATATCATGAAGACTTATTTCGCGGAGTGTGGTAAGAAAATGAAAGAATCAAATGGAATTCTGGTAAACACATATGAAAGTATAGAAGGTGAGTCCCTGAAAGTGCTAAACGAAGGCATAGTTTTCAATCACTTACCACCAGTCATCGCCATTGGCCCGCTTCCTCCACTTAAGTTCGAGAGGAGCCAACCATTAGAGAGGAGCCAACCTTTAGCATGGCTCGACGATCAACCAGCTGAGTCTGTGTTATATGTCAGCTTCGGAAGTAGAACTGCCATATCAAGAGAGCAAATCAAGGAGTTGGGTGATGGACTAGTGAAGAGCGGTAAAAGATTTTTGTGGGTTGTTAAGGATAAGAAAGTTGATCGAGATGATGAAATGGAATTAGTAGACTTAATTGGACAAGAGTTGATGGAGAGAATGAAGGGAAGGGGAATGGTAGTAAAGAACTGGCTAAACCAAGAGGAAGTTCTAAGACACCCTGCAGTTGGTTGGTTTTTAAGTCATTGTGGTTGGAATTCTGTCACTGAGGCCATATGGCATGGCGTGCCTTTGTTGCTATGGCCTCAACATGGGGACCAAAAGATCAATGCAGATTTGATGGAGAGAATAGGAGTTGGGATGTGGGTTAAGAGTTGGGGATGGGGCGGAAATCCAATGGCGGTCGTTAACGGAGATGGGATTGCAGACACAGTGAGAGAGATGACAGGGAATGGGTTCTTCAGGTTACGAGCTGCACAGGTACAAGATGATGCCAGGAAGGCTGTTGGTGAAGGTGGGAATTCAAAAGAGAGACTTGCTGATCTCATCGACTCCTGGGAAAGTTAA
- the LOC133817935 gene encoding probable mitochondrial saccharopine dehydrogenase-like oxidoreductase At5g39410, translating to MADVQNPPPYDLIILGASGFTGKYVVKEALKFLNSPSSPLKAIALAGRNQAKLAQTLEWATHPDTPPPIPILTADTNDVSSLHHLCAQTKIILNCVGPFRLYGEPVVAACAEIGTDYLDISGEPEFMELMEAKYHEKAVDAGSLVVSACGFDSVPAEMGFLFNSRQWVDPALPNRVEAYLSLESDKKIAGNIGTYESAVLGVANAHKLRELRRSRPKRSRPAIPGPPLKGSVLERQKKIGLWALKLPSADSIVVRRTFSTLTENPGGLPGKNESIEQMFNREAYWSTVKPAHFGVKIGSKSLLSIFCIMTVGVILGIFGQFSFGRWLLLKFPSFFSLGLFRKKGPSEDEVRSASFKMWFVGHGFSDSSLVSQEKPKPHMEIITRVMGPEIGYLTTPIILVQCALILLNQRDNLPKGGVFTPGIVFGPTDLQERLQDNGITFDVVSRSVFSV from the exons ATGGCTGATGTTCAAAACCCACCGCCATACGATCTCATCATCCTCGGAGCCTCTGGCTTCACAGGCAAGTACGTCGTTAAAGAAGCATTGAAGTTCCTCAACAGCCCATCTTCTCCTCTCAAGGCCATAGCCTTGGCGGGTCGCAACCAGGCTAAACTCGCCCAAACCCTCGAATGGGCAACCCACCCAGACACCCCACCTCCCATTCCTATCCTTACCGCCGACACAAACGATGTGTCGTCGCTCCACCACCTCTGCGCACAGACCAAAATCATCCTTAACTGTGTGGGGCCCTTTCGCCTCTACGGCGAACCGGTGGTGGCTGCGTGCGCCGAGATTGGGACCGATTACTTGGATATCAGCGGAGAGCCGGAGTTTATGGAGCTAATGGAGGCTAAGTACCATGAAAAGGCAGTGGATGCGGGTTCTTTGGTCGTGTCGGCATGTGGGTTCGATTCGGTTCCGGCCGAAATGGGTTTCTTGTTCAATTCTCGGCAGTGGGTCGATCCGGCCTTGCCGAATCGAGTAGAGGCATACCTGAGCTTGGAGTCCGATAAGAAGATTGCTGGGAATATTGGAACGTATGAGTCTGCGGTTTTGGGTGTGGCTAATGCTCACAAGTTGCGGGAGCTAAGACGGTCCAGACCCAAACGAAGTAGGCCAGCG ATTCCTGGGCCTCCTCTGAAGGGGTCAGTTTTAGAACGCCAGAAAAAGATAGGCTTATGGGCTCTTAAGCTTCCTTCTGCAGATTCCATTGTTGTTCGGAGGACATTTTCAACTCTGACTGAAAATCCTGGTGGTCTTCCTGGGAAGAACGAGAGTATAGAACAGATGTTTAATAGGGAGGCTTACTGGTCAACGGTGAAGCCTGCTCATTTTGGAGTAAAGATAGGTTCTAAGTCTTTGTTGAGCATTTTTTGTATCATGACTGTTGGAGTAATTCTTGGGATATTTGGTCAATTTTCTTTCGGAAGGTGGCTTCTTTTAAAATTTCCCTCGTTTTTCAGCCTTGGCTTGTTCAGGAAGAAGGGTCCCTCAGAGGATGAGGTGAGAAGTGCCTCATTTAAGATGTGGTTCGTCGGACATGGTTTCAGTGATAGCAGTCTTGTTTCTCAAGAAAAACCAAAACCCCACATGGAAATCATAACAAGAGTGATGGGACCCGAGATTGGTTATTTGACCACACCAATAATTCTGGTTCAGTGTGCTCTCATTCTTCTGAACCAACGTGATAACCTTCCTAAGGGAGGAGTTTTCACCCCCGGAATTGTTTTTGGTCCAACTGATCTTCAAGAACGACTCCAAGACAATGGAATCACCTTTGATGTTGTTTCAAGGAGTGTGTTTTCTGTTTAA